A genomic segment from Sulfuritalea hydrogenivorans sk43H encodes:
- a CDS encoding LPS-assembly lipoprotein LptE → MRLVIVIVAVSLLTACGFKLRNSNPVSGRALPFATISLSLPVQSEFYAQVQTAIEASASTRVVTDAGKADAILTVLSDTSEKSILSLSAAGRAREFQLVRNFKFRVHTSQQADYVPVSQISVRRTMTFSDDLVLSKESEEAVIWADIQKDLISQLMRRILAAKAKPVAPAED, encoded by the coding sequence ATGAGACTCGTTATCGTCATCGTCGCCGTCAGCCTGCTCACGGCTTGCGGCTTCAAGTTGCGCAACAGCAACCCCGTATCGGGCCGCGCCCTGCCGTTCGCCACGATCAGCCTGTCGCTGCCGGTGCAGTCCGAATTTTATGCACAGGTTCAGACCGCCATCGAAGCTTCGGCATCGACCCGCGTCGTCACTGATGCCGGCAAGGCCGACGCCATCCTGACGGTGCTGAGCGATACCAGCGAGAAGTCGATCCTCTCGCTGAGCGCCGCCGGGCGTGCCCGCGAATTCCAGCTGGTGCGCAACTTCAAGTTCCGGGTGCACACCTCGCAACAGGCGGATTACGTCCCCGTCTCGCAAATCTCCGTGCGCCGGACCATGACCTTCAGCGACGACCTGGTGCTGTCCAAGGAATCGGAAGAGGCGGTGATCTGGGCCGACATCCAGAAGGACCTGATCAGCCAGTTGATGCGAAGGATTCTCGCCGCCAAGGCCAAGCCGGTGGCGCCCGCAGAGGACTAG
- the leuS gene encoding leucine--tRNA ligase has product MQEKYLPTEIEQAAQAWWNTTQAFRAAENSDKPKYYCLSMFPYPSGKLHMGHVRNYTIGDVLSRYHRMKGYNVLQPMGWDAFGLPAENAAMQNRVPPAKWTWDNIAYMKKQLQSLGFALDWERELATCAPEYYKWNQWLFLRMLEKGIAYKKTQVVNWDPVDQTVLANEQVIEGRGWRTGAVVEKREIPGYYLAITKYADELLSALDTLPGWPERVKTMQANWIGKSTGVRFAFPYELDGRQEKLWVFTTRADTIMGVTFCAVAAEHPLATHAAKNNPKLAAFIDECKHGSVMEADMATMEKKGMPTGIFVDHPLSGEKVEVWVGNYVLMSYGEGAVMAVPAHDERDFEFAKKYGLAIKQVIAVEGTNGPMSFSLDGWQEWYADKQRGRCVNSGKYDGMSLEAAVAAIAADLSARDLGATQVQYRLRDWGVSRQRYWGCPIPLIHCDSCGTVPVPDEQLPVKLPEDCVPDGSGNPLAKRADFVDCACPQCGKPAKRETDTMDTFVDSSWYYARYCVDPTTRAANSAMVDAGSNHWMPADQYIGGIEHAILHLLYSRFWTKVMRDLGLVKYDEPFANLLTQGMVLNHIFSRRTDKGGIEYFAPEEVDLKRDEGGHVTGATSKADGRPVDYGGVGTMSKSKRNGVDPQSLIDEFGADTARFFMMFASPPEQTLEWSDSGVEGAYRFLRRVWAFGHGSHGAVSQQAAMPEKLPDQLAAVRREIHLLLKQANYDLGKFQFNTVASAAMKMLNSLEKAPEGDGRDAVIAECFGILLRMLSPITPHICHALWIELGYGADILAASWPEPLADALVQDEEELVLQVNGKHRGNIRVKVGADRTAIEAVALASEAAQKFMEGKAAKKVVVVPGRLVNIVV; this is encoded by the coding sequence ATGCAGGAAAAATATCTCCCGACCGAAATCGAGCAGGCCGCGCAGGCCTGGTGGAACACCACGCAGGCTTTCCGCGCCGCGGAGAACTCCGACAAGCCGAAATACTATTGCCTGTCGATGTTTCCCTACCCGTCGGGCAAGCTGCACATGGGGCATGTGCGGAACTATACCATCGGCGATGTGCTCTCCCGCTACCACCGCATGAAGGGCTACAACGTCCTGCAGCCCATGGGCTGGGACGCTTTCGGCCTGCCCGCCGAGAACGCCGCGATGCAGAACAGGGTACCGCCGGCGAAGTGGACCTGGGACAACATCGCCTACATGAAAAAGCAGCTCCAGTCGCTGGGTTTTGCGCTGGACTGGGAGCGCGAACTGGCCACCTGCGCGCCCGAGTATTACAAATGGAACCAGTGGCTGTTCCTGCGCATGCTGGAAAAGGGCATCGCCTACAAGAAGACGCAAGTCGTGAACTGGGACCCGGTGGACCAGACCGTGCTGGCCAACGAACAGGTCATCGAAGGCCGCGGCTGGCGTACCGGCGCGGTGGTCGAGAAGCGCGAGATTCCCGGCTACTACCTGGCCATCACCAAATATGCCGATGAGTTGCTGTCGGCACTGGACACCTTGCCGGGCTGGCCGGAGCGGGTCAAGACCATGCAGGCCAACTGGATCGGCAAGAGCACCGGCGTGCGCTTCGCCTTCCCCTACGAACTCGACGGCAGGCAAGAGAAGCTGTGGGTGTTCACCACGCGCGCCGACACCATCATGGGCGTGACCTTCTGCGCCGTCGCCGCCGAACATCCGCTGGCGACGCACGCCGCGAAGAACAACCCGAAGCTCGCCGCCTTCATCGACGAATGCAAGCACGGCTCGGTCATGGAAGCCGACATGGCGACCATGGAAAAGAAGGGCATGCCGACCGGCATCTTCGTCGACCACCCGCTGAGCGGTGAAAAGGTCGAGGTCTGGGTCGGCAACTACGTGCTGATGAGCTACGGCGAAGGCGCCGTGATGGCGGTGCCCGCGCATGACGAACGCGATTTCGAGTTCGCCAAGAAATATGGGCTGGCGATCAAACAGGTCATCGCGGTCGAAGGCACAAATGGGCCAATGAGCTTCTCGCTCGATGGCTGGCAGGAGTGGTACGCCGACAAGCAGCGCGGCCGCTGCGTAAATTCCGGCAAGTACGACGGGATGAGCCTTGAAGCCGCCGTCGCGGCCATCGCCGCCGACCTCTCGGCCAGGGACCTCGGCGCCACCCAGGTGCAATACCGCCTGCGCGACTGGGGCGTCTCGCGCCAGCGCTACTGGGGCTGCCCGATTCCGCTGATTCATTGCGACAGCTGCGGCACCGTGCCGGTGCCCGACGAGCAACTGCCCGTCAAGCTGCCCGAAGACTGCGTGCCCGACGGCTCCGGCAACCCGCTGGCAAAGCGCGCCGATTTCGTCGACTGCGCCTGTCCCCAATGCGGCAAGCCGGCCAAGCGCGAAACCGACACCATGGACACCTTCGTCGATTCCAGCTGGTACTACGCGCGCTACTGCGTCGATCCGACGACGCGCGCGGCGAACTCGGCGATGGTCGATGCCGGCAGCAACCACTGGATGCCGGCCGACCAGTACATCGGCGGCATCGAGCACGCGATCCTGCACCTGCTCTACTCGCGCTTCTGGACCAAGGTCATGCGCGACCTTGGCCTCGTCAAATACGACGAGCCCTTCGCCAACCTGCTGACCCAGGGCATGGTGCTCAACCACATCTTTTCGCGCCGCACCGACAAGGGCGGCATCGAGTATTTCGCGCCCGAGGAAGTCGATCTCAAGCGCGACGAGGGTGGCCATGTCACCGGCGCCACATCGAAGGCCGACGGCCGGCCGGTGGATTACGGCGGCGTCGGCACCATGTCGAAGTCCAAGCGCAACGGCGTCGACCCGCAATCGCTGATCGACGAGTTCGGCGCCGACACCGCGCGCTTTTTCATGATGTTCGCCTCGCCGCCGGAACAGACGCTGGAATGGTCGGATTCCGGCGTCGAGGGTGCCTACCGCTTCCTGCGCCGGGTCTGGGCCTTCGGCCATGGCTCGCATGGCGCGGTCAGCCAGCAGGCCGCGATGCCGGAAAAATTGCCAGATCAGCTCGCCGCGGTGCGTCGCGAAATCCACCTGCTGCTGAAGCAGGCCAACTACGACCTCGGCAAGTTCCAGTTCAACACCGTCGCCTCGGCGGCGATGAAAATGCTCAACAGCCTGGAGAAGGCCCCGGAAGGAGATGGCCGCGACGCCGTGATCGCGGAATGCTTCGGCATTCTGCTGCGCATGCTCTCGCCGATCACGCCGCACATCTGCCACGCCCTGTGGATCGAACTCGGTTATGGCGCCGACATCCTTGCCGCGTCCTGGCCCGAGCCGCTCGCCGATGCGCTGGTGCAGGACGAGGAAGAACTGGTGCTGCAGGTCAATGGCAAGCATCGCGGCAACATCCGCGTGAAAGTCGGCGCCGACAGGACGGCGATCGAAGCCGTCGCGCTGGCCTCCGAAGCGGCGCAGAAATTCATGGAAGGCAAGGCGGCGAAGAAAGTCGTCGTCGTCCCCGGCCGCCTGGTCAATATTGTCGTTTAG
- a CDS encoding DUF4139 domain-containing protein has product MHRSAAMVGIFLAAGMVRAGEPVRDVTSSASDREAVAVTVYNDDLALVKERRKVDLPKGLTRLSLREVAAQMRPETALLRAASGQPLSLIEQNFDFDLLTPQKLLEKYVGREVTVIRPHPTTDGERRERATVLAAGQGTVLRFADRIETGVPGRLAFDSVPPNLRDRPTLSILLDAAGGKQAVELSYLTGGLSWKADYVANLSADGKQLDLNGWVTLTNRSGAGFDNATLQLVAGTVNRVRPPAPQMAYAMPASAPRAKSMEATQEALMDYHLYSFERPTSIADNQTKQLALLSASAVPVGREYLLAGNDWYYRDRYNQIGQKLKPAVFLEFENKGGQLGKPLPAGIVRVYARDSKGAAQFVGEDRISHTAKNEKLKLRLGEAFDITAERKQTHYRKIADNVSESSWRIELRNAKDEAVTVKVQEPMPGDWEMVQESQKHTKESARVASWNVAIPAGGTSVLEYGVRVKW; this is encoded by the coding sequence ATGCACCGAAGCGCAGCGATGGTCGGAATATTCCTTGCCGCCGGCATGGTCCGGGCCGGCGAACCGGTGCGCGACGTCACGTCCTCCGCATCCGATCGCGAAGCCGTCGCGGTCACCGTGTACAACGACGATCTGGCGCTGGTCAAGGAACGCCGGAAAGTGGATCTGCCGAAAGGCCTTACGCGCTTGTCCCTGCGCGAAGTGGCGGCGCAGATGCGCCCCGAGACCGCCTTGCTGCGCGCGGCGAGCGGACAGCCGCTGAGCCTGATCGAGCAGAACTTCGATTTCGACCTGCTGACGCCGCAGAAGCTGCTGGAAAAATACGTCGGCCGCGAAGTCACCGTGATCCGGCCGCATCCGACCACCGACGGCGAGCGGCGCGAGCGCGCCACGGTGCTCGCCGCCGGGCAGGGCACGGTGCTGCGCTTCGCCGACCGCATCGAAACCGGCGTGCCGGGGCGGCTGGCCTTCGACAGCGTGCCGCCCAACCTGCGCGACCGGCCGACGCTCTCGATCCTGCTCGACGCAGCGGGCGGCAAGCAGGCGGTGGAACTGTCCTACCTCACCGGCGGTTTGTCCTGGAAGGCGGATTACGTCGCCAACCTCTCCGCCGACGGCAAGCAGCTCGACCTCAACGGCTGGGTGACGCTGACCAACCGCAGCGGCGCCGGTTTCGACAACGCGACCTTGCAACTGGTCGCCGGCACCGTCAATCGCGTGCGCCCGCCCGCGCCGCAAATGGCCTATGCGATGCCGGCTTCCGCACCGCGCGCGAAATCGATGGAAGCGACGCAGGAAGCGCTGATGGATTACCACCTCTACAGCTTCGAGCGGCCGACGTCCATCGCCGACAACCAGACCAAGCAGCTCGCCCTGCTTTCGGCCAGCGCCGTGCCGGTGGGCCGCGAATACCTGCTGGCCGGCAACGACTGGTACTACCGCGACCGTTACAACCAGATCGGCCAGAAGTTGAAGCCGGCGGTCTTCCTGGAATTCGAGAACAAGGGCGGGCAGTTGGGCAAGCCGTTGCCGGCCGGCATCGTGCGCGTCTATGCGCGGGACAGCAAGGGCGCTGCGCAGTTCGTCGGCGAGGACCGCATTTCGCACACGGCGAAGAACGAGAAACTGAAGCTGCGGCTGGGCGAAGCCTTCGACATCACCGCCGAACGCAAGCAGACCCACTACCGCAAGATCGCCGACAACGTCAGCGAGTCCTCATGGCGCATCGAACTGCGCAACGCCAAGGACGAAGCCGTCACGGTGAAGGTTCAGGAACCGATGCCCGGCGACTGGGAGATGGTGCAGGAATCGCAGAAGCACACCAAGGAATCGGCGCGGGTCGCGTCGTGGAACGTGGCGATTCCCGCAGGCGGCACGTCGGTGCTGGAGTATGGGGTGCGCGTGAAATGGTGA
- a CDS encoding chalcone isomerase family protein: MNKLLAMLLLAISLPALAALEVGDVKFDDTAKVGAGDTVINGAGMRKVLFIKGYAMALYLPQKVATTAEALTAKGARRIRLVLLRDASGETFADALASGIQKNHGEQEILALNSRIEAFKATMLGVGTVAKGAAVHLDWLPEVGGGVTRLTIDGAKKGEDVAGEDFYRALLKIWLGDKPIQDDLKQHLLGKAAN, encoded by the coding sequence ATGAACAAGTTGCTCGCCATGCTGCTGCTGGCCATTTCGCTACCCGCGCTCGCCGCGCTCGAAGTCGGCGATGTCAAGTTCGACGATACCGCAAAAGTCGGCGCTGGCGACACGGTGATCAATGGCGCCGGCATGCGCAAGGTGCTGTTCATCAAGGGCTATGCGATGGCCCTCTACCTGCCGCAGAAAGTCGCGACGACGGCCGAGGCGCTGACCGCCAAAGGCGCCCGGCGCATCCGCCTGGTGCTGCTGCGCGACGCCTCGGGCGAGACCTTCGCCGACGCCCTGGCGAGCGGCATCCAGAAGAACCACGGCGAGCAGGAAATCCTTGCGCTGAACTCCCGCATCGAAGCCTTCAAGGCGACCATGCTCGGCGTCGGCACGGTGGCCAAGGGCGCGGCCGTTCATCTCGACTGGCTGCCCGAGGTCGGCGGCGGCGTGACGCGCCTGACGATCGACGGCGCGAAGAAAGGCGAGGATGTGGCCGGCGAAGACTTCTATCGTGCCTTGCTGAAAATCTGGCTCGGCGACAAGCCGATCCAGGACGACCTCAAGCAGCATCTGCTGGGCAAGGCGGCCAACTGA
- the holA gene encoding DNA polymerase III subunit delta — protein sequence MQLRPDQLAAQLAQLDKPLAPLYLLHGDEPLLVIEAGDAIRAAARRQGFEEREVIVVGTGFKWDELFIAAGNMSLFGGSKLVDLRIPSGKPGREGSEALQRYISTLGPGIVTLITLPELDWQAKKAAWVTALSNAGVSIECNAPPPARLPQWIAERLARQQQSAPREALAFIAAHVEGNLLAAHQEIQKLGLLYPPGEVSLAQIEGAVMNVARYDVSDLRDALKARDTVRAARTLEGLKGEDAAPPLVLWALATEARSVAARPALLHAAKIDRIIKGLARGDIWDEFLQLALRLTQPRTR from the coding sequence GTGCAGCTTCGCCCCGACCAGCTCGCGGCGCAGTTGGCGCAGTTGGACAAGCCGCTGGCGCCGCTGTACCTGCTGCACGGCGACGAGCCGCTGCTGGTGATCGAGGCCGGCGATGCGATTCGCGCCGCCGCGCGCCGCCAGGGCTTCGAGGAACGCGAAGTCATCGTCGTCGGCACCGGCTTCAAGTGGGACGAGCTGTTCATCGCCGCCGGCAACATGTCGCTGTTCGGCGGCAGCAAGCTGGTCGACCTGCGCATTCCCTCCGGCAAGCCGGGGCGCGAAGGCAGCGAAGCATTGCAGCGCTATATCTCCACGCTGGGCCCCGGCATCGTCACCCTGATCACCCTGCCCGAACTCGACTGGCAGGCGAAGAAGGCCGCCTGGGTCACCGCGCTGTCGAATGCCGGTGTCAGTATCGAATGCAACGCACCGCCACCGGCACGCCTGCCGCAATGGATCGCCGAGCGCCTGGCGCGCCAGCAGCAGAGCGCGCCGCGCGAGGCACTGGCCTTCATCGCCGCGCACGTCGAAGGCAACCTGCTCGCCGCGCACCAGGAAATCCAGAAGCTCGGCCTGCTGTATCCGCCGGGCGAGGTGTCGCTGGCGCAGATCGAGGGCGCCGTGATGAACGTTGCCCGCTACGATGTGTCGGATTTGCGCGACGCCCTCAAGGCGCGTGACACGGTGCGCGCCGCACGCACGCTGGAAGGCCTCAAGGGCGAGGATGCGGCGCCGCCGCTGGTGCTCTGGGCGCTGGCCACCGAGGCGCGCAGCGTGGCGGCGCGGCCCGCGCTCTTGCATGCTGCGAAGATTGACCGCATCATCAAGGGTCTGGCGCGCGGCGACATTTGGGATGAGTTCCTGCAACTGGCGCTGCGCCTGACGCAACCGAGGACACGGTAA
- a CDS encoding CaiB/BaiF CoA transferase family protein — protein MGTPGGALNHIRVLDLSRVLAGPWASQLLGDLGADVTKVERPGENGKGGDDTRGWGPPWLADGAGTPTTDAAYFLCTNRNKRSLTVDITRPEGQAIVTELAAQSDVVLENFKVGGLAAYGLDYASLSALNPKLVYCSITGFGQDGPYAARAGYDFLIQGMGGLMSVTGRADDEEGAGPQKVGVALTDILTGLYASNAILAALAHREKTGQGQHIDLALLDVQVACLANQAMNYLVSGKAPRRMGNGHPNIVPYQDFPTADGDMILAIGNDGQFARFCAIAGHAEWSGDERFATNAARVKNRAVLLPLLRQATVMKTTADWIALLENAAVPCGPINDLAGVFADPQVRHRGLRVDMPHAAGGTAPQVGNPIRFSATPIDYRLAPPLLGQDTDAVLRELGRTSAEIDALRAAGVV, from the coding sequence ATGGGAACTCCGGGCGGAGCCCTGAACCACATCCGGGTGCTCGACTTGTCGCGCGTGCTTGCCGGGCCCTGGGCCTCGCAATTGCTGGGCGACCTCGGCGCCGACGTGACCAAGGTCGAACGACCCGGCGAGAACGGCAAGGGCGGCGACGACACGCGCGGCTGGGGGCCGCCGTGGCTGGCCGACGGCGCGGGCACGCCGACGACGGATGCCGCCTACTTCCTGTGCACCAACCGCAACAAGCGCTCGCTGACCGTGGACATCACGCGCCCCGAAGGGCAGGCCATCGTGACGGAGCTGGCAGCGCAATCCGACGTGGTGCTGGAAAATTTCAAGGTCGGCGGGCTCGCCGCCTACGGCCTCGACTACGCGAGTTTGTCCGCGCTCAACCCGAAGCTGGTGTATTGCTCGATCACCGGCTTCGGCCAGGACGGCCCGTATGCCGCACGCGCCGGCTACGACTTCCTGATCCAGGGCATGGGCGGCCTGATGAGCGTCACCGGCCGCGCCGACGACGAGGAAGGTGCCGGCCCGCAGAAGGTCGGCGTCGCGCTGACCGACATCCTCACCGGCCTCTACGCCAGCAATGCCATCCTCGCCGCGCTGGCGCACCGCGAGAAAACCGGCCAGGGCCAGCACATCGACCTTGCGCTGCTCGATGTGCAGGTCGCCTGCCTGGCCAACCAGGCGATGAATTATCTTGTGTCGGGCAAGGCGCCGCGCCGCATGGGCAACGGCCATCCCAACATCGTGCCCTACCAGGACTTTCCCACCGCCGACGGCGACATGATCCTCGCCATCGGCAACGACGGCCAGTTCGCGCGCTTCTGCGCCATTGCCGGCCATGCCGAATGGAGCGGCGACGAGCGCTTCGCCACCAACGCGGCGCGGGTCAAAAATCGCGCCGTCCTGCTGCCGCTGCTGCGCCAGGCCACGGTGATGAAGACCACAGCCGACTGGATCGCCCTGCTGGAAAACGCCGCCGTGCCCTGCGGCCCGATCAACGACCTGGCCGGCGTGTTCGCCGATCCGCAAGTACGGCATCGCGGCCTGCGCGTGGATATGCCGCATGCCGCCGGCGGCACGGCGCCGCAGGTAGGCAACCCGATCCGCTTTTCCGCGACGCCGATCGACTACCGGCTGGCGCCGCCGCTGCTGGGTCAGGACACCGATGCCGTGCTGCGCGAACTCGGACGAACCTCGGCCGAGATCGATGCGCTGCGTGCGGCGGGGGTGGTTTGA
- a CDS encoding glutamate-5-semialdehyde dehydrogenase produces the protein MDVKTYMQQVGRQAREASRATARASTAAKNTALLAMAQAIRERRDELLAANAADVADARNNGLDAAMIDRLTLTEKSVEAMAQGLEQVAALPDPIGEITDMKRRPSGIQVGKMRVPLGVVGIIYEARPNVTADAAALCLKSGNAAILRGGKESLRANQAIAACVRAGLKAAGLPETAVQVIETTDRAAVGHLVAMPEYVDVIVPRGGKGLIERISKEARVPVIKHLDGNCHVYVDDAADAGKALRILENSKTQRLGTCNTAESLLIARPVAVSLAPTLCAMLGRHGVAIRGCEETRKLVPQAIAATEEDWYAEYLAAIISVKIVADVGEAIEHINTYSSQHTDTIVTENYTNAMRFLREVDSGSVMVNASTRFADGFEYGLGAEIGISTDKFHARGPVGLEGLTSQKWIVLGDGEVRS, from the coding sequence ATGGATGTAAAAACCTACATGCAGCAAGTCGGCCGCCAGGCACGCGAGGCTTCGCGGGCAACGGCGCGCGCCTCGACGGCGGCCAAGAATACGGCGCTGCTGGCGATGGCACAGGCCATCCGCGAGCGCCGCGACGAACTGCTGGCGGCCAATGCCGCCGACGTCGCCGACGCCCGCAACAACGGCCTCGACGCGGCGATGATCGACCGCCTGACGCTCACGGAAAAGAGCGTCGAAGCCATGGCGCAAGGCCTCGAACAGGTGGCCGCGCTGCCCGACCCGATCGGCGAGATCACGGACATGAAGCGCCGCCCCTCCGGCATCCAGGTCGGCAAGATGCGCGTGCCGCTGGGCGTGGTCGGCATCATCTACGAAGCGCGGCCGAACGTCACGGCGGATGCCGCCGCGCTGTGCCTCAAATCCGGCAATGCGGCGATCCTGCGCGGCGGCAAGGAATCCCTGCGTGCCAACCAGGCCATCGCCGCCTGCGTGCGCGCCGGGCTCAAGGCCGCCGGCCTGCCCGAGACCGCCGTGCAGGTGATCGAGACCACCGACCGGGCCGCCGTCGGCCACCTGGTGGCCATGCCCGAGTATGTCGATGTGATCGTGCCGCGCGGCGGCAAGGGGCTGATCGAGCGCATCTCGAAGGAGGCACGGGTGCCGGTGATCAAGCACCTCGACGGCAACTGCCACGTCTATGTCGATGACGCCGCCGATGCCGGCAAGGCGCTGCGCATCCTCGAAAATTCCAAGACCCAGCGCCTGGGCACCTGCAACACCGCCGAATCACTGCTGATCGCGCGCCCGGTCGCCGTATCGCTGGCGCCGACTCTCTGCGCCATGCTCGGCCGCCATGGCGTCGCCATCCGCGGCTGCGAGGAAACGCGCAAGCTGGTGCCGCAGGCCATCGCGGCGACGGAGGAGGACTGGTATGCGGAGTATCTCGCCGCGATCATCTCGGTCAAGATCGTCGCCGACGTCGGCGAGGCGATCGAGCACATCAACACGTATTCCTCGCAGCACACCGACACCATCGTCACCGAGAACTACACGAACGCAATGCGCTTCCTGCGCGAAGTGGATTCGGGTTCGGTGATGGTCAACGCCTCGACCCGCTTCGCCGACGGCTTCGAGTACGGACTCGGCGCCGAGATCGGCATTTCCACCGACAAGTTCCACGCCCGCGGCCCGGTCGGCCTCGAAGGCCTCACCTCGCAGAAGTGGATCGTGCTGGGCGACGGGGAAGTGCGCAGCTAG
- a CDS encoding GGDEF domain-containing protein, whose amino-acid sequence MSAEVTSSAPNGQMVGVMLAGLVKSLTNVKVMSGEHATQLTADIEADAWYPMSTFFSVLDEIQRFGIDLDPVLFQAGITFVRDWFGKFDGRSMFPSAAHFIRMQGNSGGYSMVHRGDAEEIGWQDLLELDESACCAKIVCVTPYPREFERGIFHGGVLMTGDVDYVHVESSEEHYNRHLSKKTITIQYHRKSDDQADDSLDAFLAGMSPSAPVVLPDHLQKPMAWRLKAVQEQHSCDKLFFEQSSLLLSKAASRIYELSQTLDHLAHYDELTETLNRRAVFDRAEAILTLAARHRWPVSFIMLDIDHFKSINDTWGHAIGDEALRSVVVAIRSRLRESDLMGRIGGEEFLVVLPQTELEGAFAVAENLRAAVENLTLPVSDKATARITISLGVAIANSPHAETVGSYIGKADQALYRSKRNGRNRVTVFSR is encoded by the coding sequence ATGTCCGCTGAAGTCACATCGTCCGCTCCAAATGGCCAAATGGTTGGGGTGATGCTCGCTGGCCTGGTCAAGTCGCTAACCAATGTCAAAGTCATGTCTGGAGAGCATGCAACGCAACTCACCGCCGATATTGAGGCTGACGCCTGGTATCCAATGTCCACGTTTTTCAGCGTGCTTGACGAGATACAGCGTTTCGGGATCGATCTGGATCCCGTGCTTTTTCAGGCGGGCATCACATTCGTTAGAGACTGGTTCGGGAAGTTTGATGGGAGATCCATGTTTCCCAGTGCGGCGCACTTCATTCGGATGCAGGGCAACAGTGGCGGTTACTCCATGGTGCACAGGGGGGATGCCGAAGAAATAGGATGGCAGGATTTGCTCGAACTGGACGAATCTGCCTGTTGCGCAAAGATTGTTTGCGTAACGCCCTACCCACGAGAGTTCGAACGCGGCATCTTTCATGGCGGCGTGCTCATGACTGGCGACGTTGATTACGTTCATGTCGAATCCAGTGAGGAGCACTACAACCGCCACCTCAGTAAGAAGACCATCACGATTCAATATCACCGCAAGTCGGACGACCAGGCGGACGATTCGCTGGATGCGTTTCTGGCCGGCATGTCGCCATCGGCGCCGGTCGTTTTGCCCGATCATCTGCAGAAGCCGATGGCGTGGCGACTGAAGGCAGTCCAAGAACAACATTCATGTGACAAGCTGTTTTTTGAGCAAAGCAGTCTGCTTCTCTCAAAGGCGGCAAGCCGGATATACGAATTGTCGCAGACGCTCGATCACTTGGCACACTACGATGAATTGACCGAAACGCTGAATCGGCGTGCGGTTTTTGATAGAGCAGAAGCTATCCTGACATTGGCTGCGCGGCATCGCTGGCCCGTATCGTTCATCATGCTGGACATTGATCATTTCAAGTCGATCAACGATACATGGGGACATGCCATTGGGGACGAAGCCCTGCGCAGTGTTGTCGTTGCGATCAGGAGTCGCCTGCGGGAATCGGATCTCATGGGGAGAATCGGTGGTGAGGAGTTTCTTGTCGTCCTGCCACAAACTGAGCTTGAAGGCGCATTCGCCGTCGCCGAGAATCTGCGTGCTGCCGTCGAGAACCTCACGCTACCGGTTTCGGACAAGGCAACAGCCCGCATCACTATCAGCTTAGGCGTCGCAATAGCGAATTCACCACACGCTGAAACCGTTGGCAGCTATATTGGAAAGGCAGATCAGGCTCTATACCGATCAAAGCGCAATGGCCGCAATCGAGTCACAGTGTTTTCCCGGTAG